AAGCGAGCATCTGGAGGGGAAATCAACCACACCACATTACTTGGTAAATGGCAACAAAGCATTCGAAAAAAGCCTATTGAAAACAGAAGTGATTTTGTATAACAGTTTATCGCATTTGCATCAGCACATTTTTTAACCCCATGTAAAGTATGTAATGGTTTTATTAGTTTTAAGTAATGTTATTGTATTCCCTGTTTCCTTCTCTCTTTTTCGTTGTATGATAGAAAAAAAAGGAGTTTTGGGAATGATTATTCTGCAGTATTTTGGAAAAGTTTTTTCATTCATGCATAAGGATATACCGGAAACTCATGTTAAGTGCCATGTTTGTGCAGGTACAGGTGCTTACGATATTTATACAGATTGTCTTACCTGTAATGCAAAGGGATTGATTAGTAAAGTTGAGTATAATAGGAGGCTTGAAGAGGGTGAGATTTAAAGAATTTCATGAGGTCGATATATGTAAACCAGAAGCAATATTGGCTATTGCTTCTTTTTTTTGTCCAAAAACGTGGTTTGCCCCTAACAAAGGAATTTTTCTCTAATTAGAATGCATGATTTAAATCATCACACATTCAAAAGACCACCAATTGGTGGCCTTATACCCTTTTTGTCTCAGGTTGACGTTCCATTCAGAACAATCAAGAAGCAGAAGATTGCTTTTCAGAAATAGTAAATTCACTCTCTTCCTCTAAAGGGTTATGTTCATTTTGGAAAATTATGTTTTGAATGTAGTCATAGGTATTTTTAGTATTGTGACCACTTGTGCACTCCATTAGTTTTGAAAACTTTGCAGTATAGAAAGGAGATTGTGGGTTATTGTAACTGTAAACAATTTCGGAGTGCAAATCCTTGAATTTCTCCACTATGCCGCCAAAAGCAATCTCTTTCTGGAGAATGTTAGGCGCGCCATATTCCACTTCTGCTAAAGCCTTGTCTTCCCAATAGAAGATTATATTACTTCCACCTGCAAACGCATAAAAAGTAATGGAAGAATAATCGGATATGACAACCTTACTGCTCAATAGAGCATCCTTTATGTCCCCTATATAAAACGATTCTTCGTATTTTTCATATATATCCGGGAACTGTTCTTGAAGTATGATTCTTGATTTAGGATGGAGAATGACATTAATTTTTTTATCCTTGTAGAACTTCTCTTTGCGAATCAATTCCAAGAATGAGAAATACCGGTCTAAATAGCTTCCAACTTCAATGCTTCCTGTGAGATCCCATGGTCGCCATGTAAGCATAAATGTAATTTGATTTTTTTCACTTTGTTGTTCCTTAACATATAAATCAATATTAGGAAGTCCTGTTACCATCAGTTCTTTTTCCGTATAACCTGTATTTTTAAGGAACAAGTTTTTCTCAAAATTTGAATTTACGAGCATGTAATCTGGTGCAATCGGCACTTTACGGTTAAAGTAACCACGTTCGAAAATATTGGTCGCCATACATGGTCCATGCTGCAACATTATTTTTTTATCAGTTGAAAGAACCTTTTTCTTAATTAAGTAATCGTTATCGTACAATCGGCGTTGTATATGTCCCACAAGATCGGAAGATTGAAAACTTCTAGCTAAAAAGATGTGATAGAAAGCAAGAAAGCTATTTTTCTCAACAAGGGCTCTGCCGTATTGTTGCTTAAGATTTTGGTATTCGGGATGGCCTTTTTCCAATATATAAACGCAGGAATCCCCCATCTTGAATGCATATTTAAACAGTTCAAAGGCAGATTCCGAAGCCCCTGCACTGAACTTTTCAAAATAGATATCGTATTTTTTTTTGTTTAGTGAAAAAAGGCTAATCAAATAAGCAAATCTTTCTTTTATTATAATGTTTTTGGCCATTATACTTGTCAATACAATAACGTATTGACCCGTTATAGACTTTCGGATAAAAAGTTCACTATTCATCTGCCCCAAACGATAGGAACGGGTGTTATACAGATAATGATTTTTATCGTATATGTGCTTAGAGTCTGATTTAAAATTATACCAATAATTATGATCAGCGTGACTGAGTTTGATAAAAATAGGCGTATTAATCTCGCTAGTGTTTACATAATGTTGATAAATTTCCTTCATTGGCACGAAAGACCAGTAAGTATGAATGAGTATGGATATCTTCCCTGTCTTCATTGCAAATTTCTCTCTTATTTTAACTGGAAAGAGAAAATGCACTTTAAAATTTATGCTTTTATCGTAACCGAACGATAAATAGGCTTCTTTGAACGAATAATTTCTGAAACGCATGACCCCAACAAATAGGAAGCGAAAGAATAAAAGGAATACTAAACCTTTGAAAAACGGGGCTTTCTCTATTTTATCCAGCGTTTTGTCTATCTGCAGATTTTTTTGACGTGTTTTCACGAAGGAAAGTTTGCAGTTTGTGTCTACGAAGAAAATGATTCTTTCATCCTCTAATTTCCCCTCTTTATTAACAGATCCTTTCGTTAAAGTGATTGTTTGTAAGACTGTCATTGGTTCATATTCTGAGAGAGTAACCGTATTGTTCGTTTCTTGACTATACACGAAATACTTCATATTGTATTTCCTTTTTTTACTAATACTCTTTGTGCCATTGAAAAGGCAATAGCCATTCGATAAAATAGGATTTCCATTTTCAAGATGACCATAAATTGTTTCTTGTTTCAATTCTTTCCCCCCATGTTTTCCGGACCTTGTAATCCTGCAACATTTTTAACAGTACCTTAGTCACACCCTATATTTTAAAAAAAAGACAATATACCTATGATATTATAAATAGTTAAACACTTCAATGTAATTATTATTTTAAAAAACTTTTACCCTTGAGAAAAAGTGCTAGTTCGTCTAAAGTATCCGTAGGGTAACTTTCCCTTATTTAGCCGAATTGTTCGGCACACTAAAGAAACAAAGCAGCGAGGGGATTATGGCGACTATGAGGAAGATTATTGTAATCTTATTTTTTTCATTTTTATTATATGGATGTGAAACAACGGACAAGGACATTCAGCCTGATACTGAAAGAAACGTCAAACAGGAAAACTCTGATTTGGCCAATGAGTTACATTTAAATTCGAATGGATTTTATGAATATCATTCAAATACTTTAAACATACAAATCCAACCTGTTATTAAATCAGAACTGAAATATTGGGTTTCAACCATAAAAGTAAAGAATGTATCACAAGTTAAATCTGAATTTGCAGGCGGTAGTTTTAGTAGTAAAAAAGAGGAAACATCCGAAATAGCAAAAAAAAGCAAAGCTGTGTTTGCAGTTAATGGCGGAGGTATTCAGTTTAAATCCAGGAGCGCTGTCATTCGAGATGGAAAAGTATTCAGAACGGGTTTTGCACCACTAGAAATCAGAAAAAATGGCACACTCTTTATTGGTGATGGAAGAAGAACGACAGAAGACATGCTTGAACAAGGAGCATTACATATCTTTGATTTTGGGCCGGAGTTATTGATTAATGGAAAGGTTCCTTCTTTTAAGAACCAAGATTGGTTTACAACAGTCCGTGCGCCAAGAACTGCGATAGGACAAAGGAAACCATATGAATATATCATTATAACGGTGGATGGTCGTTCGCCTGAATCCAATGGCATGACGTTTGCAGAGCTTGTAAAGGTATTTCAATCCAAAGGGGTAACGTGGGCTTACAATCTAGATGGAGGTGGCAGCACTACCTTATATTACTTGGATAACATTTTAAATCACCCTTCAGATGGAGAAGAAAGACAAATTTCAGACATATTATATTTTACTGAGTAGCATTTGCTACAAAAGAATTTTTAATTTATACAATCAATAATAAAGCCCCTCTCCATTTAGAGAAGGGCTTTTGCTATGGATGAGATATCACAACTATATTAACTGTAAAGAATTTGGCAAATTATTTAAATGTTCGTGAAAAAACTGCTGAAGAAGAATACATGGGACGTCCCAATTTTCCTTTAATTCGTTTAAAACGGGCCAAGAGGGTTTTGAAGGCTGACTTTTTAGACTGGTTACAATCAATAATACAAGCATAAGTCGTTTGGAAATTGTATGCTAATAAAAAGTTTAAAAAAAGCTGGGGTGATACGTAATCACAGCACCTTATTTGTATTTTTTTGTTAAATCTGTTGGTCTGCAAAGCCAAACTTCCCGATCTATGACTATTACCATCCGCTTGTTCCTGCAACATCACCCTCATTAAAATCATTTATTTATACCATTGGCTATTGCTTCTTTTTTTTGTCAAAAAACATGCTGTTTGCCCCACAACTTAAAATGGTATTTTATTATCAGGGGGGATACATATGACGGCAATTACTCATATTGGACTGGCTGTACCTGATTTGGATGCTGCGATTAAGTGGTATGAGCAGGTGTTGGGTTTTAGATTATTGGCTGGTCCCTATTCGTTTGATGCAAGTGCGGAGGACGAACATAATATGACGAATGACCTTCTTGGTGATGATGTTAAAAAGATGCGTAATGCACATTTGATGGCGGATAATGGAGTGGGGATTGAGCTTTTTGAGTTTGAGGAGCCGAGGATGCCTAAAGGTGAGAGTCGCGGTCATGAGGGCTTTTTTCATATTTGCTTGATAGCGGATGATATTGAAAGGCTGGCTGATGTTATTGCTGCTTCTGGCGGAAGAAGGCGAAGCGATATATGGAATACTTGGGAGAATAAGCCCTATTATTTAATATATTGTGAAGATCTTTTCGGCAATATCATTGAACTTTACAGCCGAAGCACGGAATTGATGTACGGAAATAGAGATTGAAATAAGAGCAGCCCCCAATTTGAGTATTGGGGGCTTTTCCTGTTTTTTATCACTTTTTAACGGTTACTTTTCTTGATTCGCTTACGTTTTTCGCTTTGTCTTTGGCATAGGTATAAAGGTTCTGCCCGGCTTTTTGTTTGGGGATTTTAACCGAGAATGTGCCTTTGGAAGTTGCTGTGGCAGAGCCAATCACTTTTCTTGATGCTTTGATGGATACCGTGGAGTTGGCTTCTGCTTTACCTGTTACTTTTGTCGTTTTTGTCGTTACTGTGTTGACCGTCGGTTTACTTGGTGCTGTTTTGTCTGCGACGGTCACGGTTTTGATCGAGCTAACATTTCCTGCTTTATCGGTTGCTGTTACGGATAGGACTTTTCCGGCTTTTTGTTTTTTTGACATCGTAACGGTGAAATTCCCTGCGCTGTTGGAATTTGCTTTGCCTAGAACCGTTTTGCCGGTTTTGACGGTGACGGAAGAGCCCGCCTCCGCTTTACCGGTTACTTTGACGGTATTGTCACCTACCGTATTTACGGACGGTCTTGCAGGAGCCGTTTTATCTGTCACTTTAAATGAAACGGGTATACTTTTATTTCCCGATTGATCGATTAGCCTCGTAGAGATGGTCGTGCCGGCTGTTTGTTTTGCAATAGTCGCCGTAAAGGTTTTTTCGCCATTGATTTTCACTGTGGCGAGTTGTTTGTTAGCGGTATAAATGGAGACGGT
This sequence is a window from Brevibacillus sp. JNUCC-41. Protein-coding genes within it:
- a CDS encoding CDP-glycerol glycerophosphotransferase family protein, encoding MYSQETNNTVTLSEYEPMTVLQTITLTKGSVNKEGKLEDERIIFFVDTNCKLSFVKTRQKNLQIDKTLDKIEKAPFFKGLVFLLFFRFLFVGVMRFRNYSFKEAYLSFGYDKSINFKVHFLFPVKIREKFAMKTGKISILIHTYWSFVPMKEIYQHYVNTSEINTPIFIKLSHADHNYWYNFKSDSKHIYDKNHYLYNTRSYRLGQMNSELFIRKSITGQYVIVLTSIMAKNIIIKERFAYLISLFSLNKKKYDIYFEKFSAGASESAFELFKYAFKMGDSCVYILEKGHPEYQNLKQQYGRALVEKNSFLAFYHIFLARSFQSSDLVGHIQRRLYDNDYLIKKKVLSTDKKIMLQHGPCMATNIFERGYFNRKVPIAPDYMLVNSNFEKNLFLKNTGYTEKELMVTGLPNIDLYVKEQQSEKNQITFMLTWRPWDLTGSIEVGSYLDRYFSFLELIRKEKFYKDKKINVILHPKSRIILQEQFPDIYEKYEESFYIGDIKDALLSSKVVISDYSSITFYAFAGGSNIIFYWEDKALAEVEYGAPNILQKEIAFGGIVEKFKDLHSEIVYSYNNPQSPFYTAKFSKLMECTSGHNTKNTYDYIQNIIFQNEHNPLEEESEFTISEKQSSAS
- a CDS encoding phosphodiester glycosidase family protein, encoding MANELHLNSNGFYEYHSNTLNIQIQPVIKSELKYWVSTIKVKNVSQVKSEFAGGSFSSKKEETSEIAKKSKAVFAVNGGGIQFKSRSAVIRDGKVFRTGFAPLEIRKNGTLFIGDGRRTTEDMLEQGALHIFDFGPELLINGKVPSFKNQDWFTTVRAPRTAIGQRKPYEYIIITVDGRSPESNGMTFAELVKVFQSKGVTWAYNLDGGGSTTLYYLDNILNHPSDGEERQISDILYFTE
- a CDS encoding VOC family protein encodes the protein MTAITHIGLAVPDLDAAIKWYEQVLGFRLLAGPYSFDASAEDEHNMTNDLLGDDVKKMRNAHLMADNGVGIELFEFEEPRMPKGESRGHEGFFHICLIADDIERLADVIAASGGRRRSDIWNTWENKPYYLIYCEDLFGNIIELYSRSTELMYGNRD